Proteins found in one bacterium genomic segment:
- a CDS encoding S8 family serine peptidase: protein MRKCLALMCVAVFLFAASKGTGTVTTTRVAQPAVNEPVQPVVTVERTGSYPTQPEASKSYFVPVTYGNATEISFSNGIVFNTINLGKSGEPQLPEDLKISYQDNESGYYIIQFSGPVYKAQRDWIQSKGIDIHFYIPNYGFVCTINNKAQADEIRANPAVNWAGIYQPAYKISTLFDREGQEPSVVILLFLDADLNSTLNEVRAVTSRSEFEVSDNGINKMIFGVVNKDQLHQLARIKGVYWIEPDLEKKPLNQQYQWVVMTGYRASVPTGDDNTARRMWGMGIIGQGEIIGHGDSGINTSHYAARSGSAAITTWGVYPAHNAIVAYDSGSLSTILWGDISPYHGSHTSGTISGDDTTHATSYYDGIAKMARIYHNDCGGASSTSIYTFGDLNDLFIRSYNKYYASNGIRAYSHSNSWGASAYGAYTATSLASDQFMWGHKDYCIFYSMGNDGGPNTTVGAPASAKNVVSVGGTSNSTSCRTFYTVSSRGPCADGRMKPDILTPGSGITSSISGTATYGSMSGTSMACPGAAGSAALVRQYLREGWYPYGKKVAGAAWSYISAAMIKAVLINCADNDMTGYTTPNNNTGWGRIDLDSALYFNGDTRKTMVFDDTIGVLTGERVEYHFNVPSGAANLKIAVVWTDYPGTPSASRQLVNDIDVTVFGDGTTYLGNVWASGQSTTGGSRDSLNIVECARRNAPTAGDWLVRIEGRNVPLGPQPFALVISYNATSVAGAVTTDKPVYRANDFFIDTVRVRVEDTNYGTVGVRDTVRVTIHGKYIEAAVETLKCAELAESAYVFKGSIPLLFHKPVHGDNRVSVCQGDTVTVTYVDASPSYTCYTWAAIDADYFIISNVHCENIDAFSVDVCWTTNDNSTSKVFYGTNPSNLNLTAQLDTPYMIPHRLKLTGLSSKTTYYYDVESKDFRGNLVRDNNHDAHYSFTTKGSAGTDVLVVLLNSNLQGEEFAHPEFLQTALTAGGWTYNWWNTRDNGQFTRNQLKQYKAVYFQVGQENYPVWTVAQKETIKLYHDGGARFSMTGHDAGWDPWANSPTADTLFCKNYLHFRYRGDIVATTWTTLYGMPGDPISGAFTGGVTYQPFRQGAAGDSILLSGTGAAGTGSFVWHGNTGGDSCAIKWESTNNMGSLGDGIWGGYHTRVVHNGWEITQIDTTIPNSATRATVLNNVFIWLIGHDHPDVTLTSPVGGNTYTTSPISIAWTATAYGGTTIDSTWIEYSPDGGQTWFTIVAGTGITSPYSWNITSLSNGGKYQVKVTVSDGGLYPSMKGFAATTNFTLNRTGGDLTGPVTIPNSIVMLANANPKIVTGAASDTLVSFTAVISDSATGLSTIGAARWFIAGYDTFNCYANDGSYNSVLETVRGDIRIFYLPGTTDICSLYVRGRDNAAKALNWGIWYMRTFTLIDGGLGINVDEFGTIIPFSYGLSVPLPNPSVNHIKIAFALPHPKKVKLNVYNSVGQLVKTLIDEHRAPGVYNVVWDGTDDNGRSAAAGIYFYQYSTDEFKDTKKAVLIR, encoded by the coding sequence ATGAGGAAATGTTTAGCATTGATGTGCGTTGCCGTGTTCCTGTTTGCCGCGAGCAAGGGAACGGGAACGGTCACAACTACCAGGGTTGCCCAGCCAGCCGTAAATGAACCTGTACAACCGGTAGTCACGGTCGAACGGACCGGATCCTATCCAACCCAACCCGAAGCGTCCAAGAGCTATTTCGTCCCCGTAACATACGGCAACGCGACTGAAATTTCGTTCTCCAACGGGATCGTTTTTAACACGATAAATTTAGGTAAAAGCGGCGAGCCTCAGCTGCCCGAAGACCTGAAAATAAGCTATCAGGATAATGAAAGCGGCTACTATATTATCCAGTTCAGCGGGCCGGTTTATAAGGCCCAGCGCGACTGGATCCAGTCAAAAGGCATCGACATCCATTTCTACATCCCGAACTATGGTTTTGTCTGCACTATTAACAACAAAGCGCAAGCCGATGAAATCAGGGCTAATCCGGCGGTCAACTGGGCCGGTATTTACCAGCCGGCGTACAAGATCTCAACCTTGTTTGACCGGGAAGGACAGGAGCCGAGCGTGGTGATCCTGCTGTTCCTGGATGCCGACCTTAATTCGACCTTGAATGAAGTTCGCGCGGTAACCAGCCGCAGCGAATTCGAGGTTTCGGACAACGGCATCAACAAGATGATCTTCGGCGTGGTCAACAAAGACCAGCTGCACCAGCTGGCGCGGATAAAAGGCGTGTACTGGATCGAACCGGACCTGGAAAAGAAACCCCTTAACCAGCAGTACCAGTGGGTGGTCATGACCGGGTACCGGGCATCGGTTCCGACCGGTGATGATAACACCGCCCGCCGCATGTGGGGCATGGGGATCATCGGCCAGGGCGAGATCATTGGACATGGTGATTCGGGCATCAACACGTCTCATTATGCCGCCCGCTCCGGCAGCGCGGCGATCACGACCTGGGGCGTTTATCCCGCGCACAACGCCATTGTCGCGTATGATTCAGGATCCCTATCAACGATCCTATGGGGAGATATCAGTCCTTACCATGGATCCCATACGTCAGGCACGATCTCGGGCGATGACACAACTCATGCCACTTCCTACTATGACGGTATCGCTAAGATGGCGAGGATCTACCATAATGACTGCGGCGGTGCAAGTTCGACCAGTATCTACACGTTCGGCGACCTCAATGACCTCTTCATCCGGTCGTATAACAAATATTACGCGTCGAACGGCATCAGAGCGTATTCCCATTCCAATTCATGGGGTGCATCGGCCTATGGCGCCTACACCGCGACATCCCTGGCTTCTGATCAGTTCATGTGGGGACACAAGGACTACTGCATTTTCTATTCAATGGGAAACGACGGCGGTCCTAACACGACCGTCGGCGCGCCGGCTTCGGCAAAGAACGTCGTATCCGTGGGCGGGACTTCCAACAGCACGTCCTGCCGGACTTTCTACACGGTATCCAGCCGCGGTCCGTGCGCGGACGGCCGCATGAAACCGGATATATTAACCCCGGGAAGCGGCATAACTTCTTCCATCTCGGGCACTGCTACATACGGCTCGATGAGCGGTACGAGCATGGCATGCCCGGGTGCGGCCGGCTCTGCCGCCCTGGTCCGTCAGTATCTGAGAGAAGGCTGGTATCCATACGGCAAGAAAGTCGCCGGTGCGGCGTGGTCTTATATCAGCGCGGCAATGATCAAGGCCGTTCTGATCAACTGCGCCGATAACGACATGACCGGCTACACAACCCCCAATAACAATACGGGCTGGGGCAGGATCGACCTCGACAGCGCTTTATATTTCAACGGCGACACTCGCAAGACTATGGTCTTTGACGACACGATCGGCGTTCTGACCGGCGAACGTGTGGAATACCATTTCAACGTTCCATCCGGCGCGGCGAACCTTAAGATCGCGGTGGTCTGGACCGATTATCCGGGCACCCCGTCAGCCAGCCGTCAGCTCGTCAATGATATCGATGTCACGGTGTTCGGTGACGGTACGACCTATTTGGGCAACGTCTGGGCAAGCGGCCAGTCTACGACCGGCGGTTCCAGGGACAGCTTGAACATCGTCGAATGCGCGCGCAGAAACGCGCCGACCGCCGGTGACTGGCTCGTGCGGATCGAAGGCCGCAATGTACCGCTGGGTCCCCAGCCGTTCGCGCTGGTCATCAGTTACAACGCGACCTCGGTCGCCGGTGCGGTCACGACCGATAAACCCGTGTACCGCGCTAACGACTTCTTCATTGACACGGTCAGGGTCAGGGTCGAGGACACGAATTACGGCACAGTCGGTGTTCGCGACACGGTCCGCGTCACGATCCATGGCAAGTACATAGAAGCCGCGGTCGAGACCCTGAAGTGCGCCGAGTTGGCCGAGAGCGCCTACGTTTTCAAAGGCTCTATCCCCCTGCTCTTCCACAAACCGGTCCATGGCGACAACCGCGTATCGGTCTGCCAGGGTGACACAGTAACCGTTACCTATGTAGACGCCAGCCCATCTTATACCTGTTATACCTGGGCCGCGATCGACGCCGACTACTTCATCATCAGCAATGTTCACTGCGAGAATATCGACGCTTTCTCGGTCGATGTATGCTGGACCACGAACGACAACAGCACGAGCAAGGTCTTCTACGGCACCAACCCATCGAACCTCAACCTCACGGCTCAGCTGGATACTCCCTACATGATACCGCATCGGCTAAAGCTGACTGGGTTGTCCTCCAAGACCACCTACTACTACGATGTCGAATCCAAGGACTTCCGCGGGAACCTGGTGCGCGACAACAACCATGACGCGCACTATTCGTTCACGACCAAGGGATCTGCCGGCACCGACGTGCTCGTCGTTCTGTTGAATTCCAATTTGCAGGGCGAAGAGTTCGCGCATCCGGAATTCCTGCAGACGGCATTGACCGCGGGTGGCTGGACCTATAACTGGTGGAACACCAGGGACAACGGCCAGTTCACGCGTAACCAGCTCAAGCAGTACAAAGCGGTCTATTTCCAGGTCGGACAGGAGAACTATCCAGTCTGGACAGTGGCCCAGAAGGAAACGATCAAGCTCTACCATGATGGTGGCGCCCGGTTCTCCATGACCGGCCATGACGCCGGATGGGACCCCTGGGCGAACTCACCGACCGCGGATACTCTGTTCTGCAAGAACTACCTGCATTTCCGCTACCGCGGCGACATCGTCGCCACGACCTGGACGACATTATACGGCATGCCCGGCGATCCGATCAGCGGTGCCTTTACCGGCGGCGTCACGTATCAGCCGTTCCGACAGGGCGCGGCCGGCGATTCGATCCTGCTTTCCGGCACCGGCGCGGCCGGGACCGGATCGTTCGTCTGGCACGGCAATACGGGCGGCGATTCCTGCGCAATCAAGTGGGAATCAACGAATAACATGGGTTCGCTTGGTGACGGGATCTGGGGCGGATATCACACCCGGGTCGTTCATAACGGGTGGGAGATCACCCAGATCGACACGACCATTCCGAACAGCGCGACCAGAGCCACGGTGCTTAATAACGTCTTTATCTGGCTGATCGGTCATGATCATCCGGATGTGACCCTGACCTCGCCAGTGGGAGGCAATACCTACACGACCAGCCCGATATCGATCGCGTGGACCGCGACTGCCTATGGCGGTACGACCATAGATTCTACCTGGATCGAATACTCGCCGGACGGCGGCCAGACCTGGTTCACGATCGTCGCGGGCACGGGCATAACCTCGCCCTACTCCTGGAACATCACGTCCCTGAGCAACGGCGGCAAATATCAGGTTAAGGTGACGGTCAGCGATGGCGGCCTTTATCCATCGATGAAGGGCTTTGCCGCGACCACAAACTTCACGCTCAACCGCACCGGCGGCGACCTGACCGGACCGGTCACGATCCCTAACTCGATCGTCATGCTGGCGAATGCCAACCCGAAGATCGTTACGGGCGCGGCCAGCGACACCCTCGTGAGTTTCACGGCCGTGATCAGCGATTCCGCGACCGGCTTGAGCACGATCGGCGCGGCCCGCTGGTTCATTGCGGGATACGACACGTTCAACTGCTACGCGAATGACGGCTCTTATAACTCGGTACTTGAGACCGTAAGGGGCGATATCCGGATCTTCTACCTGCCCGGAACCACGGACATCTGTTCGCTCTACGTGCGCGGACGGGATAACGCGGCAAAAGCTCTGAACTGGGGTATCTGGTACATGCGGACATTCACGCTCATTGACGGCGGTCTGGGCATCAACGTCGATGAGTTCGGCACGATCATCCCGTTCTCCTACGGGCTATCGGTCCCGCTGCCCAACCCGTCGGTCAACCACATCAAGATCGCGTTCGCACTGCCGCATCCGAAGAAGGTCAAGCTGAACGTCTACAATAGCGTCGGACAACTGGTCAAGACGCTCATTGACGAACACCGTGCGCCCGGCGTTTACAACGTGGTGTGGGACGGCACGGATGACAACGGGCGTTCGGCCGCTGCCGGCATCTACTTCTACCAGTACTCGACCGATGAATTCAAAGACACCAAGAAAGCGGTTCTGATAAGGTAA
- a CDS encoding FlgD immunoglobulin-like domain containing protein, with the protein MKKLTILIIAVALTEIAYGSAGMLEPLATLYGPSNYGKTVISGVDINGGGAGDIVVGSYFDGPGYEGMVYVYFGEGFDTIPDLRFKGETGFSFFGEAISFCPDLNGNGSSELVVGARLYNGGVGKTYVYFGGAGIDTAADLTLVCPTGSLEQFGFAVACGNLTGTASPEIAIGAPCYFDGSNNTGRIYLFTDVSAAGPADTLIFAGESGTGSDELFGSAIATGRMDGNIDAWDDLLVGAPSAYYSGGKAYLFYGSPTMDINPDLIWQGGSGEILGASVASIADINHDGMQDFAIGIPQRNSGRGACYIVLGKTSQDTTPDYILNGDLDGGNFSTSISAVGDVNNDGYSDLAVGAKNYNSGVGRIFLYATEFDTVYEAYADAPDPNNSFGVSIAGCGDLNGDGFDDIIVGSDGSTGRAYIYRGRDEFVPPVIDSVTALSDTGYYGPFVVSAYIYDSTGISRDSLYCNVNGAGYVPMAHDSVNGQTFFFHIPEQPPPAYVSTTVEWYLMARDNSYPSINLTCSPPRGAASPYSFQIFDRAGPVITNTTVWADTSFLGPYQIYCNVTDASGISLVKLCFWESPGQQHILPMYPTGTPSQYYASIPVQNYGRIIAYRVEAQDSFAMPNMGYDPEDYPTGYAFIIGPVNPALLLVDNDNGDTMEVYYKKALDSLQVSYFTWPDSWGSPRNLMGDNFPVVVWFTAQKTSNILIAKDQDSLAAFFTRGGKLFISSQNLGEDIGATSFYQNYLHAQFDSGMITEMRAITVPGDSVGDIYKDTISIGGIGGADNADSKDRIFPLAGADSVYRYRQIGGSAAIKYKDAATGYRVVYFAFPWEAIDGTPVLFAQRGPVMVSVLRWLGVIPGVAENNPGVPGPVFALNQIKPNPFSIRTRIQYSTPAEEHVFLKIYDLSGRLVRDLYSGKVKPGTYSCTWEGNDNADRLVPSGVYFIIYENSQARKSQKIVLTH; encoded by the coding sequence ATGAAAAAATTGACTATATTGATAATCGCAGTTGCGCTTACAGAGATCGCCTATGGCAGCGCCGGCATGCTTGAACCCCTGGCGACATTGTACGGACCATCTAATTACGGCAAAACCGTGATCAGCGGTGTTGACATCAACGGCGGCGGCGCTGGCGACATTGTCGTAGGTTCTTATTTTGACGGACCGGGATACGAAGGCATGGTCTATGTTTATTTCGGCGAAGGCTTCGACACCATCCCGGACCTGCGCTTTAAAGGAGAAACCGGTTTCAGCTTTTTCGGCGAAGCCATATCCTTTTGCCCGGACCTCAACGGCAACGGCAGTTCGGAACTGGTCGTCGGCGCGAGGCTTTATAACGGCGGAGTGGGCAAAACTTACGTGTACTTTGGAGGAGCAGGGATCGACACGGCGGCTGATCTGACCCTTGTTTGCCCGACCGGCAGCCTTGAGCAGTTTGGATTCGCGGTCGCGTGCGGCAACCTCACCGGCACCGCGTCACCGGAGATAGCGATCGGCGCTCCCTGCTATTTTGACGGCTCGAACAACACTGGCCGGATCTATCTGTTCACCGACGTCAGCGCGGCTGGACCCGCCGATACCCTGATCTTTGCGGGTGAAAGCGGGACCGGGTCGGACGAGCTCTTTGGCTCGGCGATCGCCACTGGACGGATGGACGGCAATATCGATGCCTGGGATGATCTGCTGGTGGGCGCGCCAAGCGCCTATTATTCGGGAGGCAAAGCATACCTGTTCTACGGAAGCCCAACCATGGACATCAACCCGGATCTGATCTGGCAAGGCGGGTCAGGGGAGATACTGGGCGCCTCGGTTGCGAGCATCGCCGATATAAATCACGACGGCATGCAGGATTTCGCCATCGGTATTCCGCAGCGCAATAGCGGCCGCGGTGCATGCTATATCGTTCTCGGCAAAACGTCGCAGGATACAACGCCGGATTATATCCTGAACGGGGATCTGGACGGCGGCAATTTTAGTACCAGTATCAGCGCGGTCGGCGACGTTAATAACGATGGGTATTCAGATCTGGCGGTCGGCGCAAAAAATTACAACAGCGGCGTCGGCAGAATATTCCTGTACGCGACCGAATTTGATACTGTCTATGAAGCATACGCGGACGCGCCCGATCCGAACAACAGTTTCGGCGTTTCTATTGCCGGCTGCGGGGACTTGAATGGCGATGGTTTCGACGATATCATTGTCGGTTCGGATGGCAGCACCGGGCGAGCTTATATCTATCGGGGCCGCGACGAATTCGTGCCGCCGGTGATCGACAGCGTCACCGCTTTAAGCGACACGGGATATTACGGACCGTTCGTAGTTTCGGCATACATTTACGACTCGACGGGCATCTCGAGAGATTCGCTTTACTGTAATGTCAACGGCGCTGGTTATGTCCCCATGGCGCATGACAGCGTAAACGGCCAAACCTTCTTCTTCCACATCCCGGAACAGCCGCCGCCGGCTTACGTGTCAACAACGGTCGAATGGTATCTCATGGCCCGGGACAACAGTTATCCCAGCATCAATCTCACGTGCTCGCCTCCCCGGGGCGCAGCATCGCCATATTCGTTCCAAATATTCGACCGGGCCGGGCCGGTGATCACCAATACGACCGTCTGGGCTGATACCAGCTTCCTCGGACCATACCAGATCTACTGCAACGTGACCGACGCTTCCGGTATCAGCCTCGTGAAGCTGTGTTTTTGGGAATCTCCAGGCCAGCAGCACATCCTGCCGATGTATCCGACCGGCACGCCCAGCCAGTACTATGCGTCGATACCGGTGCAGAACTACGGCCGGATCATCGCCTACCGGGTTGAAGCCCAGGACAGTTTTGCCATGCCGAACATGGGTTATGACCCGGAAGATTACCCGACCGGCTATGCATTCATCATCGGACCGGTCAATCCCGCGTTACTGCTGGTTGACAACGATAACGGCGACACGATGGAGGTCTATTATAAAAAAGCGCTCGACTCCCTGCAGGTCAGTTATTTCACATGGCCGGATTCCTGGGGTTCGCCGCGGAATCTTATGGGCGACAATTTTCCCGTCGTAGTGTGGTTCACCGCCCAAAAAACCTCTAATATTCTCATTGCGAAAGACCAGGACAGTCTCGCCGCCTTTTTCACGCGCGGCGGGAAGCTTTTCATATCCAGCCAGAACCTTGGCGAAGATATCGGCGCTACTTCTTTCTACCAGAACTACCTGCATGCCCAGTTCGATTCGGGCATGATCACCGAGATGCGAGCCATCACTGTGCCGGGCGATTCGGTCGGCGATATCTATAAAGATACGATCTCGATCGGCGGGATCGGCGGCGCCGACAACGCCGATTCTAAGGACCGGATCTTCCCCCTTGCCGGCGCCGATTCGGTGTACCGCTACCGGCAGATAGGCGGCAGCGCAGCCATCAAGTACAAGGACGCGGCCACTGGTTACCGGGTCGTTTATTTCGCTTTCCCATGGGAGGCGATCGACGGTACGCCGGTATTGTTCGCGCAGCGGGGACCCGTAATGGTCAGTGTGCTCAGATGGCTCGGCGTTATCCCCGGCGTTGCGGAAAATAACCCGGGTGTTCCCGGACCGGTGTTTGCATTGAACCAGATCAAACCCAATCCGTTCAGTATCCGGACCCGGATCCAATATTCAACGCCTGCCGAAGAGCACGTTTTCCTTAAGATCTATGACCTGAGCGGCCGGCTGGTAAGGGACCTCTACTCAGGCAAGGTCAAACCAGGAACATACTCCTGCACCTGGGAAGGAAACGACAATGCTGACCGGCTGGTACCCAGTGGTGTGTACTTCATCATCTATGAGAATTCGCAGGCCCGGAAAAGCCAGAAGATCGTGCTGACGCATTAG
- a CDS encoding T9SS type A sorting domain-containing protein, translating into MKLYRLLGLFFSVLIFHSLALASATPNLIPVKTLHSQNIKRDLLDQRNPGDTIFFDDFESGAVGWTSMDMVISDTFWHIDLLNAYEGNSFWCGTMSLPGWINPNYGYGDEWAQFLESPSIDLGSVTGDTALLTFAHRPSNESPSGGYPGDQWDGWDCITVWISTDDGTTWTTIEPDTIHWPNTAYNIRAAWSYYYNYLAGEFDSVPGWGWGPNMSWSDVGFDLTPYIGGTVRIRFTGFSDPAESDQSGSGSYSGMWNLDNIRVYDNLDNTYFYENGENGMGQWSAHPTNPLGDYWHLTTLNSHSPTYSYGCFDSLTGQFPLTGTYCALVSPYFDLSDVSTGEPCELDFYLNYAYLNPYGDDGYRIELSSDKGATWYNATGYYYNGSTNGNWVSFGQQYGPVILDDLVGMDSIMFRIVSWTHRVSTPGSGLFVDDCIITGKYIEFPTPDQVLIYDDDLDAQDVYGFGWEKYYESSLANIGYRCTRISEADNGVPDSLYLRQNGMVIWNLGPKGWKYLPENPINDAALQNLFGYLRMGGKLLLVGEDFLYNNFPCYFADSILLITAVTNDIGCDSAVGISGDPISDGLNCPIDFNHLNGNNYGLDYTDDVTTSATPVFLNNRSSNPSMLRTSAGAYRVVFSTFPIEAITSFQLRDTLMSRIINWIDPYPPAPNVIAAVPHPPTGITVSWHPNQPQDLAEYHVYGAHAYSGPYSLIGVATPLETTYTDTLVLLDSTYYYGVKAYDWSDQESGMSRIVSTIYQVGVKEDVSRTVKPYVTNFSARPNPFHARLDIMYSLSGKLKTTLKVYDSAGRMVRDLTPVFNARSQNYCVPWSGTDMSGRNLPAGVYFIQLDAGDVKLTEKTVLLK; encoded by the coding sequence ATGAAACTTTACAGATTGCTGGGTTTATTTTTTTCCGTTTTGATCTTTCATTCACTGGCACTGGCATCCGCAACTCCCAATTTGATCCCCGTAAAGACCCTGCACAGTCAAAATATAAAGCGTGATCTTCTTGACCAGCGTAACCCCGGCGACACGATATTTTTCGATGATTTCGAATCCGGAGCAGTTGGCTGGACATCAATGGACATGGTCATCTCGGATACTTTCTGGCACATTGATCTTTTGAATGCTTATGAGGGCAACTCCTTCTGGTGCGGCACCATGTCCTTGCCCGGCTGGATCAATCCCAACTACGGTTACGGCGATGAGTGGGCGCAATTTCTGGAATCGCCCTCGATCGATCTGGGCAGCGTGACCGGCGATACCGCGCTGCTTACATTCGCTCACCGCCCGTCCAATGAGAGCCCGTCAGGCGGTTATCCCGGCGATCAATGGGACGGCTGGGACTGTATCACGGTATGGATATCCACTGATGACGGTACGACCTGGACGACGATCGAACCCGATACGATCCACTGGCCGAACACCGCTTACAATATCAGGGCGGCATGGAGTTATTACTATAATTATCTAGCGGGAGAATTCGACTCGGTCCCGGGCTGGGGATGGGGTCCGAATATGTCCTGGAGCGATGTCGGGTTTGACCTGACCCCTTATATCGGCGGCACCGTCAGGATACGGTTCACCGGTTTCTCTGATCCGGCAGAATCCGACCAAAGCGGCTCAGGCTCATACAGCGGTATGTGGAACCTGGACAACATCCGGGTATACGACAATCTTGACAATACCTATTTTTATGAAAACGGCGAGAATGGCATGGGACAATGGAGCGCTCATCCCACTAATCCACTCGGCGATTACTGGCATCTTACCACCCTCAACTCGCATAGCCCCACGTATTCATACGGATGTTTCGACTCGTTAACGGGCCAGTTCCCCCTGACCGGCACATACTGCGCTCTTGTTTCGCCGTATTTCGATCTCTCTGACGTCTCCACGGGCGAACCATGCGAACTCGATTTTTACTTAAACTACGCTTACCTCAATCCGTATGGTGACGACGGCTACAGGATCGAACTGAGTTCTGATAAAGGCGCGACGTGGTACAACGCGACCGGTTATTATTATAACGGCAGCACGAACGGTAACTGGGTAAGTTTCGGCCAGCAATACGGTCCCGTCATTCTCGACGACCTGGTGGGCATGGACAGCATCATGTTCAGGATCGTGAGTTGGACCCACCGCGTCAGCACGCCTGGCAGCGGGCTTTTTGTTGACGACTGCATTATCACCGGCAAGTACATCGAATTCCCGACGCCCGATCAAGTGCTCATCTATGATGACGACCTCGACGCCCAGGATGTCTACGGCTTTGGCTGGGAAAAATACTATGAGAGCTCGCTTGCCAATATCGGCTACCGGTGCACGCGGATCAGCGAAGCGGACAACGGCGTCCCCGATTCCCTGTACCTGCGGCAGAACGGCATGGTCATCTGGAACCTGGGACCCAAGGGCTGGAAATATCTCCCCGAGAACCCCATCAACGACGCCGCTCTGCAAAATTTGTTCGGTTACTTGAGGATGGGCGGCAAACTGCTCCTTGTCGGGGAGGATTTCCTTTACAACAACTTCCCCTGCTATTTTGCCGATTCGATCCTGTTGATCACCGCGGTCACGAACGACATTGGCTGTGACAGCGCTGTCGGGATCAGCGGCGATCCCATAAGCGACGGACTGAACTGCCCGATCGATTTCAACCACCTTAACGGCAATAATTACGGCCTGGACTATACTGACGACGTTACCACCAGTGCCACGCCGGTATTTCTGAACAACCGCTCGTCAAATCCTTCGATGCTCAGGACATCGGCCGGCGCTTACCGCGTGGTCTTCTCTACTTTCCCGATCGAGGCGATCACGAGCTTCCAGCTTCGCGATACCCTGATGAGCCGGATCATCAACTGGATAGATCCGTACCCGCCGGCGCCTAACGTCATCGCCGCGGTACCGCATCCGCCGACCGGCATCACGGTCTCCTGGCATCCCAATCAGCCGCAGGACCTCGCAGAATATCATGTTTACGGCGCCCACGCTTACAGCGGCCCTTACAGCCTGATCGGCGTAGCGACCCCGTTGGAGACCACCTATACCGACACATTGGTCTTGCTTGATTCCACTTATTATTACGGCGTAAAGGCCTATGACTGGTCAGATCAGGAGAGCGGCATGTCAAGGATCGTCAGCACGATATACCAGGTTGGCGTTAAAGAAGATGTGTCCCGGACGGTCAAACCGTATGTCACCAATTTCAGCGCCCGACCCAATCCGTTCCACGCCCGGCTTGACATCATGTACTCGCTTTCCGGCAAACTGAAAACAACGCTCAAGGTCTATGACAGTGCCGGACGGATGGTGCGTGATCTGACTCCGGTCTTCAACGCTCGATCACAGAACTACTGCGTTCCGTGGTCAGGCACGGACATGTCGGGTAGAAACCTGCCCGCCGGCGTGTATTTCATACAGCTTGACGCCGGCGATGTTAAATTGACCGAAAAAACGGTCCTGTTAAAGTAA